From Sporosarcina sp. Te-1, the proteins below share one genomic window:
- a CDS encoding sensor histidine kinase, protein MAKTSTVSACGRKRRFYNLHIKMILLISFLLICILIVLGIFLNQLVAKTNETQIGKRALTVASAVAGMDEVVEALERNDSVAIQAIVNPIQEATHAEYIVVGDNNSIRYSHPVEERVGEKMVGGDNDRALIQGESYISKQTGSLGPAIRGKVPIVNENGKIVGVVSVGFLNGNVEALINEEKSVIWFYISLVFVLGILGAICISSYVKRVLFHMEPEEISELLLQKEAILQSTKEGIVAVNQHGELTMLNKAASEMIAVNGQVDSTIYGQLFHRVQETELEWDKEMLLGDSVVLVNRMPIIENGEFAGAVATFRRKTDIEHLTKEFSQMKQYANTLRSQAHEFSNKLYTILGLIQLDKIEEAEAFIQQERDTQDQWLTFLADRVADPFVHGLLQGKHSQANEADITLTIQEDSQLAQPVEGQRQTALLTGVGNIVENAIESIKMSHPKRREISIYFTDGEEDIYFEIEDSGTGISPEEADRIFDQDYSTKSDYGRGTGLALTRKALREVGGEIMVEPSELGGALFILVIPKKEL, encoded by the coding sequence TGGGAAAAGGGCGCTAACGGTCGCTTCAGCTGTAGCCGGGATGGACGAGGTTGTGGAAGCATTGGAGCGGAATGATTCCGTTGCCATTCAAGCCATCGTGAACCCGATTCAAGAAGCGACACATGCGGAATACATCGTTGTCGGTGACAATAATAGCATCCGGTATTCCCACCCCGTTGAGGAACGGGTGGGTGAGAAAATGGTGGGGGGAGATAATGATCGGGCTCTCATCCAGGGGGAGTCCTATATAAGCAAACAGACAGGTTCCTTAGGTCCAGCCATCCGCGGAAAAGTGCCAATCGTCAATGAAAACGGCAAGATCGTCGGTGTCGTATCAGTCGGTTTTTTGAATGGAAATGTGGAAGCGCTCATCAATGAAGAGAAGTCTGTGATCTGGTTTTATATCTCTCTAGTCTTTGTCCTTGGGATTCTGGGGGCGATCTGCATCTCCTCCTATGTTAAACGTGTGCTTTTTCATATGGAACCCGAAGAGATTTCGGAATTGCTGCTTCAAAAAGAGGCGATCTTGCAATCGACGAAGGAAGGGATCGTAGCCGTTAATCAACATGGGGAACTGACTATGCTGAATAAAGCCGCCAGCGAGATGATAGCTGTAAACGGACAAGTTGATTCCACCATCTATGGGCAATTATTTCATCGAGTGCAAGAGACGGAACTGGAATGGGATAAAGAAATGCTTCTTGGCGATTCGGTTGTTTTGGTAAATCGGATGCCGATCATTGAGAATGGTGAGTTTGCAGGAGCAGTCGCAACGTTCCGCCGAAAGACGGACATTGAGCATTTAACGAAAGAGTTCAGTCAAATGAAGCAATATGCCAATACGTTGCGTTCCCAAGCGCATGAGTTCTCGAACAAATTATATACCATTTTAGGGTTAATCCAGTTGGATAAAATTGAAGAAGCGGAAGCGTTTATCCAACAAGAACGTGACACGCAAGATCAGTGGCTCACGTTTTTGGCGGATCGGGTGGCAGATCCGTTCGTGCATGGTTTATTGCAAGGCAAGCATAGTCAGGCGAATGAAGCGGATATCACTTTGACGATCCAAGAGGATAGCCAGTTGGCGCAGCCCGTCGAAGGACAGCGGCAGACGGCTTTGTTGACAGGTGTCGGAAACATTGTTGAAAACGCGATTGAATCGATTAAGATGTCTCACCCGAAAAGGCGTGAAATCTCCATATATTTCACGGATGGGGAAGAGGATATCTACTTTGAGATTGAAGACTCTGGAACCGGCATTTCTCCCGAGGAGGCGGACCGGATTTTTGACCAAGACTACTCCACTAAGTCGGACTACGGCAGAGGGACAGGGTTGGCGTTAACCCGGAAAGCACTTCGAGAGGTGGGCGGCGAGATCATGGTCGAGCCAAGCGAACTGGGTGGCGCCCTGTTTATTCTTGTCATACCGAAAAAGGAGTTGTAG